The window GTCTGAAATTTTCAGATTAAGAAAACAATATAAAGAAGAATTTGCTCAGAAACACGGAGTTGGACTTGGTTTCATGTCTTTCTTTACTAAAGCAGTTACAAGAGCATTACAAATGTACCCGGATGTAAATGCATCTATTGACGGTGACTTCAAAATCAACTACGATTTCTGCGATATTTCAATTGCAGTTTCAGGTCCTAAAGGATTAATGGTTCCTGTATTGAGAAATGCAGAAAACATGTCTTTCAGCGGAGTTGAAGCAAACATTAAAGATCTTGCTACCAAAGTAAGAGACGGTAAAATTACTGTTGATGAAATGACTGGTGGTACATTCACTATTACAAACGGTGGTACTTTCGGATCTATGATGTCTACACCAATTATTAACCCTCCACAATCTGCAATCTTAGGAATGCACAACATTATCCAGAGACCAGTTGCTGTTGACGGACAGGTAGTAATCAGACCAATGATGTATGTAGCAATGTCTTATGACCACAGAATTATCGATGGAAAAGAGTCTGTAGGATTCCTTGTAGCGGTAAAAGAAGGTATCGACAATCCTGTTGAAATACTAATGGGAGGTGATGAAAGAAAAGGCCTTGGATTATAGTTTTAATGAAATTATAATGTAAATATATTATCTCGCCTTAAAAAAGGCGAGATTTTTGTATTTATTAAGAAAATGCTACAATGATGTTTTCAAAAATGACTTCCAATATCAAAGTTTCAGTTATACCTGAATATGATAGTAAAAACAGTTATCCATCCGAAAACCGTTACGTTTTTAAATACAATATCACGATAGAAAATGACGGAAGCTTTCCTATCAAAGTATTGAAAAGAAAATGGTTGATTTTTGATGTAGGATTTGGATACACAGAGATTATAGGTGATGGCGTTATCGGCCTGACTCCTGAAATAGGAACGAGTGAGAATTTCGCTTATTTCTCCAATGTAATGCTTCGTTCCGGAGTAGGCAATATGAGCGGAAAATACCTTGTTAAAAACCTGGAGACACAGGAGACATTTGAGATTGATATTCCAAAATTCAATCTCCTGTCCGAAGTGTTGAGTAATTAATGATTAATAGATAGCAGATTAAGAACCCGGGTTCTTATTAAAGCTTTTTTATTTTCGCCTTCATATAATCGTTTACTTCATCATTGCTGGTGAGAAACAGTTTCTCAAAAGCCAGCAGCGAGATCTTTGCACACACTTCAGCATCTGCACCTGCTCTGTGGTGGGTGAAATCAATTTTATGATACTCAGCCAAAGGTTTCAAACCATATTTTGGAAGGTAGTTCCATGATTTCTTGGCAAGCTGTATGCTGCACAAATAATTGAGCTGGGGAGTGAACATTCCATAATGCTCCAAACATCCCCTTAAAACAGAAGCATCAAATCCTGCATTATGAGCAATCATAAGGCTGCCGTACATCATATCCTGGGCTTCATACCACACTTCATCAAAGGTAGGTGCATCTTTCACATCTTCAGGATGAATTCCATGCACTGCAATATTGAATCTGCTGAAATAAGGAAAACTCGGAGGTTTGATCAGCCAGGTTTTAGTCTCTACAATCTTAGAATCCTGTACCACACATATCCCCATCTCACAAGCTGAACTTTTCTCGTGAGTGGCCGTTTCAAAATCTATTGCACAGAAATCCATTGTTTTAAATTATAAGTTGTTGATAGTTGTTGGTTGTTTTTTTGTTGCTGGTTTTAGAGTTTAATGTTCAAAGTTTAATGTTCAAGGTTTTGGGTTCAAAGTGTAAGGTTTGTTGAAATTATAAATTTTATTCTATTGATCATTAAGTCCTATTAAATAATGGAAGTTATAATTTTCCCTAATCCCTAGAACCTATCATCTCCTGCTACCTTCCTCCCAAAAAATGTTTAAAAATAAGCCATTTCGATTGATAGAACTCATTCTTTTGGTTTTTCTGACGAAGTTTCCATGTTCCCGCAAGCTGTCCATAAAACCCAAAATGAGCTCTTACAACAGCCCACAGATGTGGAAAACCATGCTTTAATCCAAAATAAATTCCGGCAACCCCATCAAGGCATAATCTGAAAAAAATCAGCCAGATCAACTGAGGAAAGGGTAGGTTTTTAAGCATCATAGAAAGATTATTCCTGATGTTCAGAAAAGTCTTTTGTGCACTCTGTTTGTTGAGCGTTCCGCCGCCTACATGGTAAACTTTGGATTTTCCGGTATAATAAATCTTTTTTCCTGAATTAATGAGTCTCCAGCAAAGGTCAATTTCTTCCTGATGGGCAAAAAACCTGGCGTCAAAGCCATTCTGCTCCCAGAAATCTTTTGAACGGATGAAAAAGCAGCATCCTGATGCCCAGAAGATCTCTGTTTCATCATTATACTGTCCTTTATCCTCTTCCAGATCATCAAAAATCCTGCCTCTGCAATAAGGATATCCAAGGTTGTCTATTAATCCGCCGGCAGCTCCTGCAAACTCAAAATAGCTTCTATTGTGATAAGATAAGATTTTAGGCTGTACTGCTGAAATGGAAGGATTCTTTTCTAATAGTTCTAAAGCTGGTTCTATCCAGTTTTCTGTAACTTCCACATCAGAATTGAGAAGGCAGTAATATTCATTCGGGATGGCTTTCAACCCTTCATTATAACCTCCTGCAAACCCATAGTTTTTATCGTTTTTAATAACATTTACTGTGGGAAAATTCTTTTGTAGAAATTCAACGGAATCATCCGTAGAAAGATTGTCAATAACAAAAATATCCGCATTTTGAGAAAATTGTACTACATCCGGAAGAAACTTTTCAAGCCAATTTCTGCCGTTCCAGTTTAAGATGGCAACCGCCAGTTTTTTTTGCATGTCAATCTATTTTTCAGAATCAAAATTTTTGATAGAGTCCTGATATTTCCATTTTCTGTGTGACCAAAGGTAGTTGTCCGGATTCTTATGCAGTGTATTTTCCAATAATTTATGAAACTTTCTTACCACTTCATTTTCAGTAAACTTTTCACCATCAGGATATATTCTATGATAATTTACCTGATAATAACCTCTTTTCACCTTTTTCATTTCACAATAGATGAAAACAAGATCCATTCTTGTGGCAAGTCTGTCATAGCCTATGAAAGCAGGAGTACGCTGATTCAAAAACTCTAACCCATAAGTGACATGAGCGTGGTGAGGCGTTTGGTCAGCTACAAACATATAAGCAGAATCTCCGTTATTTTTAGATCTGAAGATATTCAGGATTACTTCATTGGCTTCCAATGCTTCATTTCCGAATTTGTTTCGGACCTTTTTCATCTGGTTTTCCCAAAAATCATTATTTACTTTTCTGTATACAGGGTGGCAGTGAGCTTGGGGAACAATCTTTGCCAATGCATTGATCCATTCCCAATTGAAAACATGTCCTGCCAGCAGGATGATATTTTTACCTTCCTTTTTAGCATCATGAAACAGTTCCTGATTGATATGCTGCATTCTCACTCTGGCTTCTGTCTCAGAAATGCTGAAAGATTTTATAGTTTCTACCAGATAATCTGAGAAATTAAGGTAGAATTTTTTTCGGATCTCTTTAATTTCTTCTTCCGATTTATCAGGGAAAGATTTTTTCAGATTTTGGGTAATTACCTCTTTTCTGTATCCTACCAGATAATAATTCAGGAAAAAGATGACGTCCGAAAAAATATATAATATTTTAAGCGGAAGCTTAGAGACGAAGTATAATATTTTGATTAAGAAATTCATAAAACACGCAAATTTAGTGATAATAAAATTATGGTTCTATTTTTGCAGGGGGATATATATTATTTTTTTATTTTTATGTTATGAAAAAATTGACAATATTAGCTTTCCTGGGATTAAGTGCAATTGCTTTTGCCCAGGATGTAAAAAATACACCAGATAATGGAAAGCAAAAAACCGCTCTTATAGTTCCTACTGAGCAGAAAGAGTTAGAAGCAAAGAAAAAAGCTGCTGAAGAAAAAGCGAAGCTGCCAAAGCCTTATGATCCAAAAGCGGATGCTCAGGCTGATATTAATAAATTGGTAGCTCAGGCTAAGAAAGAAGGTAAGAATATTATGATCCAGGCTGGTGGAAACTGGTGTATCTGGTGTCTTCGTTTTAACAATTTTGTACAAACTACTCCTGAACTAAAGGAAATTGTAGACAAGAATTATCTGTATTATCACCTGAATTATTCTCCGGATAATAAGAATGAAAAGGTTTTTGCCCAATATATCAATATTAAGGAACAACAATTTTATCCTTTTTTTATCATTTTAGATAAGGATGGTAAAAAGCTTCATGTTCAGCAAAGTGAAGTTCTAGAAGATGGAAAAGGATACAGTAAAGAAAGAGTAAAAGAATTTCTGGAAAAAGGAAAAATCCTTTAAAAAGAAAAACCTTTCTATTTTTAGAAAGGTTTTTCTTTTTAATTATTGTGCTAATTAGCACAATTTTCTACACGTATTGCACCTCTTCCATTAGCATCATAACAAGCTGCTCCACCTGAATACTGAATGCAAGAAGAACAAGAACTTATGTATACCATGCTTCCATCTGAGCAAGATGATGCACATGATAATCCACCTGTTAGTTTACTCAATTTTTCTCTAGATAATTTTTTAAAATTTTTCATAATGTTTCTTATTTATAATTTGATATGAATAAAAATACATTATTATTTTTATAATTCGTTATTTTGGGAATTATTACAGTAATTTTTTAATCCAGTTTAATTTTTTATCAGAATATGGCGGGTATTTAATATCAGGTTCACCCCATGTGGTTTTTTCAAGAATAGCTTTTTGATGTGAAAAGGCTTCAAAACCATATTTCCCATGATAATTTCCTATACCTGAACTTCCCACCCCTCCAAAAGGCAGATTATCATTGCTTAAATGCATTACTGTATCATTGATGCAGCCTCCACCAAAAGAAAGTTTGCGTGTAAAGATTTCTTTTTCTTCAGAGTTGTTGGTAAAAAGATAGGCCGCCAATGGTTTGTCAAGTTCTAAAACAGAGTTAAGAACTGCATTGTAACTTTGAAAACTGATCACTGGCAGGAGAGGTCCAAAAATTTCTTCCTGCATGATTTTGTCATTCCAGTCTATATCATTCAGTATAGTAGGCTCTATGTGTAGTTTTTCTTCATTACAATATCCTCCGGAATAGATTTTTTCTTTATCAATAAGGGATATAAGACGCTGGAAGTTCCTTTGGTTAATAATTCTTGTGTATTGCTCAGAACCCGGTTCATATTTAAATTCTTTGATATATTTTCTGAGCATTTCAAGAAACTGTTCCTGAATGGTTTCTTCTACCAGCAAATAATCGGGAGCTACACAGGTTTGTCCGGCATTAAGAAACTTTCCCCAGACAATTCTTTTAGCGGCCATTTCGAGATTAGCATTTTTAGTGACAATAGCCGGGGATTTTCCTCCCAGCTCAAGGGTTACAGGAGTAAGATGTTCTGCTGCAGCTTTGTAAACAATCTTTCCAACTTTAGTGCTTCCTGTAAAAAATATTTTGTCAAACTTTAATGTTAAAAGAGCCGTGGTTTCATCAATACCCCCTTCGTACACATACAGATATTCAGGTGGAAAATTTTTATTGATGATGGTTGCCATTGCTTTCATTGTATTTTCAGCAATTTCGCTGGGCTTAAGAATACAACAGTTGCCGGCAGCCATTGCAGCAATAATAGGAGAAAGAGATAACTGATAAGGATAGTTCCAGGCTCCAATCACAAGAATACAACCCAATGGATCAGCGTAGACTCTGCTGCTTCCCAATTGGTTGACAAGATTGGTGCTTACTTTTTTAGGTTTTGAAAGAGATTTTAAATTCTTGATATAATAGTCAATATCATTCAGAATGAAAGATAGTTCTGTTGTGAATGTATCAAATTTAGATTTTCCGAAGTCCTTATTAATAGCTTCATACAGCATATTTTCATTAGAAATAATAAGACTTTTAAGCTTTTCGAGATACATTTTCCGAAAAGCAAGACTTTTGGTTTGCTGTGTTTTAAAAAAATCCCTTTGGTTCAGTAAAATTCTTTCAATTTCCATTCGTAAGCTTTTGTATTAAACGTGATGGCCTGTGCAATATTGCGATCAGAAAACACGAACAATAAACCGGCCAAAGTGGATGAAGATGGAAGTCTCCTGATTGTTTGAAGGTAACTGGTTATTTAAAAAAAATTATTAAGTGTTTTACATATTAATCTGAGCGTCTTTAATTATTATATACGTCTTCCAGAACTTCATTCTTTCCAACCTCCAGCTTCCTTTTTTTACATAATATTTCTCACAGCTATTTTTACCGGATGATAAAGTAATAAACAGATGGCAGTCATTAACGCCAGCCAGAATAATCCCGTGAAAATTTCCATATTGGAAAGGAGAATAGACTGAGCCGTTATTTTAGCTTTAAAAGCTCCTGCTGTCATGGATAAAGAATCATTAACTGACAGTTTCGAGATATTAGCACCGAAAAGCTGATTCCACTGGCTGTAAAAAACAGGATTGGTTTCTGTAAGATTGGTACTGAGTGTATCGGAATGTTTTAATGTTAAAAATAGCATCAGATTCTGCATTAAAGCATATCCGATAGCGGTTGTCCAGAAACGGGTTGTAGTCCCCAACGCAGTAGCATTGGATACATATTCTTCCGGAGTCCCTGAAATTAAAAAGAAAACAAGCGGCGTAAATAATAATCCCTGAGCGACTCCCTGCAGGAATAATGGTGGACAGATCGTAGAAAGGGTAGTGTCAGGATAAAAAGTATAGGTAAACCATGCACAATCTATGGCCAGTAATAGAAATCCTGTAAAGAAAACAATTCTTGAGGAAATTCCCCGAACCAGGCAGATTCCCGATAATAATATCCCCAAAAGAGTTCCCGCCACATTCCAGTATTGAATGTTCACAATATAATCCCAGGGCCATTTCCATACTGTTGCCATGATGCTGTATACGTTATTCAATCCGGAGCGGATCAGGTAAAAAATGAAAAACAGAATCATTCCCGCGATCACATTTTTTGAACTGAAAACTTCGAAATGAAACAATGGTCTCTTAGAATTTCTTTGTTTAAGCATAAATAATCCTCCCGAAAGCAGGAATATAAATAAACATATGATAATCGTGTCAGACTCGAGCCACATCAGTCTTTTACCATAAATAATAGCATAACCGCCAGCCTGCAGGCATACCCAAAGCAAAAACCAGCTGGTAATATCCAATTGATACAAAGGTTTTTTAGGAAAGAATCTGTTTCTGTTCAATAAAGCAATACCAATAATCAGTACAAACACATGAAAATAGACCATCATCAGGATCATATGCTGAAAATCGTAATCTTCAATACTGGATTTTAAAAGGGAAGTGGTAATTGTTCCCCCGGTCAGCATAATGGTGTACATGAAGAGATAAGCTAGAACTTTAGCATGTTTAGTTTTTAATTCAGCAATAATCAACGGCAGGAAAATAGCTCCTTCCAGCAGCCCGAAAATTCCTTCTAAAAACCGGATTACCAAGATAACATGATAATCATTGGTAACTGATAAAACATAAAGAATAATCACAGAAATGGAAGCCATCAGCAGTACATAATATTTGACGCTGAAATACGCCATAAATCTTTGTAAAACTAAAAGGGTAACCACAAATGTCCCATACATCAAAATCATTAAATACTGGATGTCATCTGAATCTACATCCATAAAAGAAGATGTGAAGGCGCTGTTTGAATGTAAAAGCGACAACAACATCAGGTGGGGAAACAATGCCAATATAAGAAGAGGCAGTTTCAGCC of the Chryseobacterium viscerum genome contains:
- a CDS encoding bacteriocin-like protein; this translates as MKNFKKLSREKLSKLTGGLSCASSCSDGSMVYISSCSSCIQYSGGAACYDANGRGAIRVENCAN
- the apaG gene encoding Co2+/Mg2+ efflux protein ApaG, producing the protein MMFSKMTSNIKVSVIPEYDSKNSYPSENRYVFKYNITIENDGSFPIKVLKRKWLIFDVGFGYTEIIGDGVIGLTPEIGTSENFAYFSNVMLRSGVGNMSGKYLVKNLETQETFEIDIPKFNLLSEVLSN
- a CDS encoding 3'-5' exonuclease, translating into MDFCAIDFETATHEKSSACEMGICVVQDSKIVETKTWLIKPPSFPYFSRFNIAVHGIHPEDVKDAPTFDEVWYEAQDMMYGSLMIAHNAGFDASVLRGCLEHYGMFTPQLNYLCSIQLAKKSWNYLPKYGLKPLAEYHKIDFTHHRAGADAEVCAKISLLAFEKLFLTSNDEVNDYMKAKIKKL
- a CDS encoding thioredoxin family protein yields the protein MKKLTILAFLGLSAIAFAQDVKNTPDNGKQKTALIVPTEQKELEAKKKAAEEKAKLPKPYDPKADAQADINKLVAQAKKEGKNIMIQAGGNWCIWCLRFNNFVQTTPELKEIVDKNYLYYHLNYSPDNKNEKVFAQYINIKEQQFYPFFIILDKDGKKLHVQQSEVLEDGKGYSKERVKEFLEKGKIL
- a CDS encoding aldehyde dehydrogenase; this encodes MEIERILLNQRDFFKTQQTKSLAFRKMYLEKLKSLIISNENMLYEAINKDFGKSKFDTFTTELSFILNDIDYYIKNLKSLSKPKKVSTNLVNQLGSSRVYADPLGCILVIGAWNYPYQLSLSPIIAAMAAGNCCILKPSEIAENTMKAMATIINKNFPPEYLYVYEGGIDETTALLTLKFDKIFFTGSTKVGKIVYKAAAEHLTPVTLELGGKSPAIVTKNANLEMAAKRIVWGKFLNAGQTCVAPDYLLVEETIQEQFLEMLRKYIKEFKYEPGSEQYTRIINQRNFQRLISLIDKEKIYSGGYCNEEKLHIEPTILNDIDWNDKIMQEEIFGPLLPVISFQSYNAVLNSVLELDKPLAAYLFTNNSEEKEIFTRKLSFGGGCINDTVMHLSNDNLPFGGVGSSGIGNYHGKYGFEAFSHQKAILEKTTWGEPDIKYPPYSDKKLNWIKKLL
- a CDS encoding glycosyltransferase family 2 protein codes for the protein MQKKLAVAILNWNGRNWLEKFLPDVVQFSQNADIFVIDNLSTDDSVEFLQKNFPTVNVIKNDKNYGFAGGYNEGLKAIPNEYYCLLNSDVEVTENWIEPALELLEKNPSISAVQPKILSYHNRSYFEFAGAAGGLIDNLGYPYCRGRIFDDLEEDKGQYNDETEIFWASGCCFFIRSKDFWEQNGFDARFFAHQEEIDLCWRLINSGKKIYYTGKSKVYHVGGGTLNKQSAQKTFLNIRNNLSMMLKNLPFPQLIWLIFFRLCLDGVAGIYFGLKHGFPHLWAVVRAHFGFYGQLAGTWKLRQKNQKNEFYQSKWLIFKHFLGGR
- a CDS encoding MFS transporter, which gives rise to MQHNTVYHKWVPQWLKLPLLILALFPHLMLLSLLHSNSAFTSSFMDVDSDDIQYLMILMYGTFVVTLLVLQRFMAYFSVKYYVLLMASISVIILYVLSVTNDYHVILVIRFLEGIFGLLEGAIFLPLIIAELKTKHAKVLAYLFMYTIMLTGGTITTSLLKSSIEDYDFQHMILMMVYFHVFVLIIGIALLNRNRFFPKKPLYQLDITSWFLLWVCLQAGGYAIIYGKRLMWLESDTIIICLFIFLLSGGLFMLKQRNSKRPLFHFEVFSSKNVIAGMILFFIFYLIRSGLNNVYSIMATVWKWPWDYIVNIQYWNVAGTLLGILLSGICLVRGISSRIVFFTGFLLLAIDCAWFTYTFYPDTTLSTICPPLFLQGVAQGLLFTPLVFFLISGTPEEYVSNATALGTTTRFWTTAIGYALMQNLMLFLTLKHSDTLSTNLTETNPVFYSQWNQLFGANISKLSVNDSLSMTAGAFKAKITAQSILLSNMEIFTGLFWLALMTAICLLLYHPVKIAVRNIM
- a CDS encoding lysophospholipid acyltransferase family protein; protein product: MNFLIKILYFVSKLPLKILYIFSDVIFFLNYYLVGYRKEVITQNLKKSFPDKSEEEIKEIRKKFYLNFSDYLVETIKSFSISETEARVRMQHINQELFHDAKKEGKNIILLAGHVFNWEWINALAKIVPQAHCHPVYRKVNNDFWENQMKKVRNKFGNEALEANEVILNIFRSKNNGDSAYMFVADQTPHHAHVTYGLEFLNQRTPAFIGYDRLATRMDLVFIYCEMKKVKRGYYQVNYHRIYPDGEKFTENEVVRKFHKLLENTLHKNPDNYLWSHRKWKYQDSIKNFDSEK